Proteins encoded together in one Drosophila albomicans strain 15112-1751.03 chromosome 2R, ASM965048v2, whole genome shotgun sequence window:
- the LOC117573578 gene encoding uncharacterized protein LOC117573578, whose protein sequence is MYLLLMCCCCCLVALMPAEAALKSTWQLPTTEEMQASLQSCRFEAAGMDAETLRCLVTQLGLWTDEEGYNAKRIAKIFAAQNQMEELMLVIEYCNNKERRVEQPAQWAFEAYKCATSGRFGRWVQDYMEQMVTE, encoded by the coding sequence ATGTATCTACTACtaatgtgctgctgctgctgccttgtGGCCTTGATGCCAGCGGAGGCAGCGCTGAAGTCTACCTGGCAGCTGCCCACCACGGAGGAGATGCAGGCGAGTCTGCAGAGCTGTCGCTTCGAAGCTGCTGGCATGGATGCCGAAACTCTGCGCTGTCTGGTGACGCAACTGGGACTCTGGACGGACGAGGAGGGATACAATGCGAAGCGCATTGCCAAGATATTTGCGGCACAAAACCAAATGGAGGAGCTGATGTTGGTCATCGAGTATTGCAACAATAAGGAGCGACGCGTGGAGCAGCCAGCACAGTGGGCCTTTGAGGCCTACAAGTGTGCCACCTCGGGTCGATTTGGCCGATGGGTTCAGGATTATATGGAACAGATGGTTACAGAATAA
- the LOC117575982 gene encoding general odorant-binding protein 99b, giving the protein MKVLILLLTLAVALADEHEHHHHHEHGAGYVVKTHDDLVRFRGICAEKVQATAEDVAKFVKWDFADEEKSRCYIKCVFEQFGLFDATHGFDVHKIHEQLAGGHAVDHTDETHQKIAACADNNSQGSDACTWAYRGGMCFMRSNLQLVKHSVQA; this is encoded by the coding sequence atgaaagttCTCATTCTGCTGTTGACGCTGGCTGTCGCTTTGGCCGATGAGCAcgaacatcatcatcatcacgaGCATGGCGCTGGCTATGTGGTGAAGACACACGATGATCTGGTTAGATTCCGCGGCATCTGTGCCGAGAAGGTGCAGGCCACAGCTGAAGATGTGGCCAAGTTCGTCAAATGGGATTTCGCCGATGAAGAGAAGAGTCGTTGCTACATAAAGTGCGTCTTTGAGCAATTCGGTCTCTTCGATGCCACCCACGGATTCGATGTGCACAAGATACACGAGCAGTTGGCTGGAGGTCATGCTGTGGATCATACGGATGAAACGCATCAGAAGATTGCCGCCTGTGCGGACAACAACTCTCAGGGTAGCGATGCCTGCACTTGGGCGTATCGCGGTGGCATGTGCTTCATGCGCTCCAATCTGCAGCTGGTGAAGCACAGCGTTCAGGCCTAA